A genome region from Manis javanica isolate MJ-LG chromosome 3, MJ_LKY, whole genome shotgun sequence includes the following:
- the CD86 gene encoding T-lymphocyte activation antigen CD86 isoform X1, with the protein MPRFRVPRECRWAYASGLWELLRMGMCDSTMGLSGTLCMMALLLSGAASMKSQAYFDKTGNLPCHFTNSQNISLEELVVFWQKQHKLVLYELYKGKEKPDNVHPKYKGRTSFDQDNWTLRLHNLQIKDEGLYQCFVHHQGPKGLIPIYQMSSELSVVANFSQPEIMLISNRTENSDTIINLTCSSMEGYPEPKEMYFILEKENSTTKYDAVMKKSQNNITELYSISISFSFTIPSETNNVSIYCVLQLEAMETQLLSSPYNIDAKPPKEHHPDKGHILPIVALLVTLVAVCGMVFFLTLKKRKKQQPDSSHEHETTKMGEKENEQSEERIEYQVSVRSAEAQSVVNTLKTASEDKSATDF; encoded by the exons tACCATGGGACTGAGTGGCACTCTCTGTATGATGGCCCTCCTGCTCTCTG GTGCTGCTTCCATGAAGAGTCAGGCATATTTTGACAAGACTGGAAACCTGCCATGCCACTTCACAAACTCTCAGAACATAAGCCTGGAAGAGCTGGTGGTATTTTGGCAGAAGCAGCATAAGCTGGTTCTGTATGAGCTATACAAAGGCAAAGAGAAACCTGACAATGTTCACCCCAAGTATAAGGGCCGCACAAGCTTTGATCAGGACAATTGGACCCTGAGACTCCACAACCTTCAGATCAAGGACGAAGGCTTGTATCAATGTTTCGTCCATCATCAAGGGCCTAAAGGACTCATTCCCATCTACCAAATGAGTTCTGAGCTGTCAGTGGTTG cTAACTTCAGTCAACCTGAAATAATGTTAATTTCTAATAGAACAGAAAATTCTGACACCATCATAAATCTGACCTGCTCGTCTATGGAAGGCTACCCAGAACCTAAGGAGATGTATTTTATCctagaaaaggaaaattcaaCTACTAAGTATGATGCTGTCATGaagaaatctcaaaataataTCACAGAACTGTACAGCATTTCTATCAGCTTCTCTTTTACAATACCTTCTGAAACAAACAATGTGAGCATCTACTGTGTCCTGCAGCTGGAGGCAATGGAGACGCAGCTTCTCTCCTCACCTTACAATATAG ATGCAAAGCCACCCAAGGAACACCACCCCGACAAAGGCCACATCCTCCCGATTGTGGCTCTACTTGTAACACTGGTTGCTGTGTGTGGGATGGTGTTCTTCCTAACactaaagaaaaggaagaaacagcagCCTGACTCCTCTCATGAACATG AAACCACCAAAATGGGGGAGAAAGAGAATGAGCAGAGTGAAGAGAG aATAGAATACCAGGTGTCTGTAAGATCTGCGGAAGCCCAGAGTGTTGTTAATACGTTGAAGACAGCCTCTGAAGACAAAAGTGCTACAGATTTTTAA
- the CD86 gene encoding T-lymphocyte activation antigen CD86 isoform X7 encodes MGLSGTLCMMALLLSGAASMKSQAYFDKTGNLPCHFTNSQNISLEELVVFWQKQHKLVLYELYKGKEKPDNVHPKYKGRTSFDQDNWTLRLHNLQIKDEGLYQCFVHHQGPKGLIPIYQMSSELSVVANFSQPEIMLISNRTENSDTIINLTCSSMEGYPEPKEMYFILEKENSTTKYDAVMKKSQNNITELYSISISFSFTIPSETNNVSIYCVLQLEAMETQLLSSPYNIDAKPPKEHHPDKGHILPIVALLVTLVAVCGMVFFLTLKKRKKQQPDSSHEHETTKMGEKENEQSEERIEYQVSVRSAEAQSVVNTLKTASEDKSATDF; translated from the exons ATGGGACTGAGTGGCACTCTCTGTATGATGGCCCTCCTGCTCTCTG GTGCTGCTTCCATGAAGAGTCAGGCATATTTTGACAAGACTGGAAACCTGCCATGCCACTTCACAAACTCTCAGAACATAAGCCTGGAAGAGCTGGTGGTATTTTGGCAGAAGCAGCATAAGCTGGTTCTGTATGAGCTATACAAAGGCAAAGAGAAACCTGACAATGTTCACCCCAAGTATAAGGGCCGCACAAGCTTTGATCAGGACAATTGGACCCTGAGACTCCACAACCTTCAGATCAAGGACGAAGGCTTGTATCAATGTTTCGTCCATCATCAAGGGCCTAAAGGACTCATTCCCATCTACCAAATGAGTTCTGAGCTGTCAGTGGTTG cTAACTTCAGTCAACCTGAAATAATGTTAATTTCTAATAGAACAGAAAATTCTGACACCATCATAAATCTGACCTGCTCGTCTATGGAAGGCTACCCAGAACCTAAGGAGATGTATTTTATCctagaaaaggaaaattcaaCTACTAAGTATGATGCTGTCATGaagaaatctcaaaataataTCACAGAACTGTACAGCATTTCTATCAGCTTCTCTTTTACAATACCTTCTGAAACAAACAATGTGAGCATCTACTGTGTCCTGCAGCTGGAGGCAATGGAGACGCAGCTTCTCTCCTCACCTTACAATATAG ATGCAAAGCCACCCAAGGAACACCACCCCGACAAAGGCCACATCCTCCCGATTGTGGCTCTACTTGTAACACTGGTTGCTGTGTGTGGGATGGTGTTCTTCCTAACactaaagaaaaggaagaaacagcagCCTGACTCCTCTCATGAACATG AAACCACCAAAATGGGGGAGAAAGAGAATGAGCAGAGTGAAGAGAG aATAGAATACCAGGTGTCTGTAAGATCTGCGGAAGCCCAGAGTGTTGTTAATACGTTGAAGACAGCCTCTGAAGACAAAAGTGCTACAGATTTTTAA
- the CD86 gene encoding T-lymphocyte activation antigen CD86 isoform X5, giving the protein MCLRRLLKQELNTMGLSGTLCMMALLLSGAASMKSQAYFDKTGNLPCHFTNSQNISLEELVVFWQKQHKLVLYELYKGKEKPDNVHPKYKGRTSFDQDNWTLRLHNLQIKDEGLYQCFVHHQGPKGLIPIYQMSSELSVVANFSQPEIMLISNRTENSDTIINLTCSSMEGYPEPKEMYFILEKENSTTKYDAVMKKSQNNITELYSISISFSFTIPSETNNVSIYCVLQLEAMETQLLSSPYNIDAKPPKEHHPDKGHILPIVALLVTLVAVCGMVFFLTLKKRKKQQPDSSHEHETTKMGEKENEQSEERIEYQVSVRSAEAQSVVNTLKTASEDKSATDF; this is encoded by the exons tACCATGGGACTGAGTGGCACTCTCTGTATGATGGCCCTCCTGCTCTCTG GTGCTGCTTCCATGAAGAGTCAGGCATATTTTGACAAGACTGGAAACCTGCCATGCCACTTCACAAACTCTCAGAACATAAGCCTGGAAGAGCTGGTGGTATTTTGGCAGAAGCAGCATAAGCTGGTTCTGTATGAGCTATACAAAGGCAAAGAGAAACCTGACAATGTTCACCCCAAGTATAAGGGCCGCACAAGCTTTGATCAGGACAATTGGACCCTGAGACTCCACAACCTTCAGATCAAGGACGAAGGCTTGTATCAATGTTTCGTCCATCATCAAGGGCCTAAAGGACTCATTCCCATCTACCAAATGAGTTCTGAGCTGTCAGTGGTTG cTAACTTCAGTCAACCTGAAATAATGTTAATTTCTAATAGAACAGAAAATTCTGACACCATCATAAATCTGACCTGCTCGTCTATGGAAGGCTACCCAGAACCTAAGGAGATGTATTTTATCctagaaaaggaaaattcaaCTACTAAGTATGATGCTGTCATGaagaaatctcaaaataataTCACAGAACTGTACAGCATTTCTATCAGCTTCTCTTTTACAATACCTTCTGAAACAAACAATGTGAGCATCTACTGTGTCCTGCAGCTGGAGGCAATGGAGACGCAGCTTCTCTCCTCACCTTACAATATAG ATGCAAAGCCACCCAAGGAACACCACCCCGACAAAGGCCACATCCTCCCGATTGTGGCTCTACTTGTAACACTGGTTGCTGTGTGTGGGATGGTGTTCTTCCTAACactaaagaaaaggaagaaacagcagCCTGACTCCTCTCATGAACATG AAACCACCAAAATGGGGGAGAAAGAGAATGAGCAGAGTGAAGAGAG aATAGAATACCAGGTGTCTGTAAGATCTGCGGAAGCCCAGAGTGTTGTTAATACGTTGAAGACAGCCTCTGAAGACAAAAGTGCTACAGATTTTTAA
- the CD86 gene encoding T-lymphocyte activation antigen CD86 isoform X2: MPRFRVPRECRWAYASGLWELLRMGMCDSTMGLSGTLCMMALLLSGAASMKSQAYFDKTGNLPCHFTNSQNISLEELVVFWQKQHKLVLYELYKGKEKPDNVHPKYKGRTSFDQDNWTLRLHNLQIKDEGLYQCFVHHQGPKGLIPIYQMSSELSVVANFSQPEIMLISNRTENSDTIINLTCSSMEGYPEPKEMYFILEKENSTTKYDAVMKKSQNNITELYSISISFSFTIPSETNNVSIYCVLQLEAMETQLLSSPYNIDAKPPKEHHPDKGHILPIVALLVTLVAVCGMVFFLTLKKRKKQQPDSSHEHVSFRNHQNGGERE, from the exons tACCATGGGACTGAGTGGCACTCTCTGTATGATGGCCCTCCTGCTCTCTG GTGCTGCTTCCATGAAGAGTCAGGCATATTTTGACAAGACTGGAAACCTGCCATGCCACTTCACAAACTCTCAGAACATAAGCCTGGAAGAGCTGGTGGTATTTTGGCAGAAGCAGCATAAGCTGGTTCTGTATGAGCTATACAAAGGCAAAGAGAAACCTGACAATGTTCACCCCAAGTATAAGGGCCGCACAAGCTTTGATCAGGACAATTGGACCCTGAGACTCCACAACCTTCAGATCAAGGACGAAGGCTTGTATCAATGTTTCGTCCATCATCAAGGGCCTAAAGGACTCATTCCCATCTACCAAATGAGTTCTGAGCTGTCAGTGGTTG cTAACTTCAGTCAACCTGAAATAATGTTAATTTCTAATAGAACAGAAAATTCTGACACCATCATAAATCTGACCTGCTCGTCTATGGAAGGCTACCCAGAACCTAAGGAGATGTATTTTATCctagaaaaggaaaattcaaCTACTAAGTATGATGCTGTCATGaagaaatctcaaaataataTCACAGAACTGTACAGCATTTCTATCAGCTTCTCTTTTACAATACCTTCTGAAACAAACAATGTGAGCATCTACTGTGTCCTGCAGCTGGAGGCAATGGAGACGCAGCTTCTCTCCTCACCTTACAATATAG ATGCAAAGCCACCCAAGGAACACCACCCCGACAAAGGCCACATCCTCCCGATTGTGGCTCTACTTGTAACACTGGTTGCTGTGTGTGGGATGGTGTTCTTCCTAACactaaagaaaaggaagaaacagcagCCTGACTCCTCTCATGAACATG TCTCTTTCAGAAACCACCAAAATGGGGGAGAAAGAGAATGA
- the CD86 gene encoding T-lymphocyte activation antigen CD86 isoform X3, whose translation MPRFRVPRECRWAYASGLWELLRMGMCDSTMGLSGTLCMMALLLSGAASMKSQAYFDKTGNLPCHFTNSQNISLEELVVFWQKQHKLVLYELYKGKEKPDNVHPKYKGRTSFDQDNWTLRLHNLQIKDEGLYQCFVHHQGPKGLIPIYQMSSELSVVANFSQPEIMLISNRTENSDTIINLTCSSMEGYPEPKEMYFILEKENSTTKYDAVMKKSQNNITELYSISISFSFTIPSETNNVSIYCVLQLEAMETQLLSSPYNIDAKPPKEHHPDKGHILPIVALLVTLVAVCGMVFFLTLKKRKKQQPDSSHEHESENLSKLRQR comes from the exons tACCATGGGACTGAGTGGCACTCTCTGTATGATGGCCCTCCTGCTCTCTG GTGCTGCTTCCATGAAGAGTCAGGCATATTTTGACAAGACTGGAAACCTGCCATGCCACTTCACAAACTCTCAGAACATAAGCCTGGAAGAGCTGGTGGTATTTTGGCAGAAGCAGCATAAGCTGGTTCTGTATGAGCTATACAAAGGCAAAGAGAAACCTGACAATGTTCACCCCAAGTATAAGGGCCGCACAAGCTTTGATCAGGACAATTGGACCCTGAGACTCCACAACCTTCAGATCAAGGACGAAGGCTTGTATCAATGTTTCGTCCATCATCAAGGGCCTAAAGGACTCATTCCCATCTACCAAATGAGTTCTGAGCTGTCAGTGGTTG cTAACTTCAGTCAACCTGAAATAATGTTAATTTCTAATAGAACAGAAAATTCTGACACCATCATAAATCTGACCTGCTCGTCTATGGAAGGCTACCCAGAACCTAAGGAGATGTATTTTATCctagaaaaggaaaattcaaCTACTAAGTATGATGCTGTCATGaagaaatctcaaaataataTCACAGAACTGTACAGCATTTCTATCAGCTTCTCTTTTACAATACCTTCTGAAACAAACAATGTGAGCATCTACTGTGTCCTGCAGCTGGAGGCAATGGAGACGCAGCTTCTCTCCTCACCTTACAATATAG ATGCAAAGCCACCCAAGGAACACCACCCCGACAAAGGCCACATCCTCCCGATTGTGGCTCTACTTGTAACACTGGTTGCTGTGTGTGGGATGGTGTTCTTCCTAACactaaagaaaaggaagaaacagcagCCTGACTCCTCTCATGAACATG AGTCAGAGAACCTTTCCAAATTGAGACAAAGATGA
- the CD86 gene encoding T-lymphocyte activation antigen CD86 isoform X6, translated as MDFRCTMGLSGTLCMMALLLSGAASMKSQAYFDKTGNLPCHFTNSQNISLEELVVFWQKQHKLVLYELYKGKEKPDNVHPKYKGRTSFDQDNWTLRLHNLQIKDEGLYQCFVHHQGPKGLIPIYQMSSELSVVANFSQPEIMLISNRTENSDTIINLTCSSMEGYPEPKEMYFILEKENSTTKYDAVMKKSQNNITELYSISISFSFTIPSETNNVSIYCVLQLEAMETQLLSSPYNIDAKPPKEHHPDKGHILPIVALLVTLVAVCGMVFFLTLKKRKKQQPDSSHEHETTKMGEKENEQSEERIEYQVSVRSAEAQSVVNTLKTASEDKSATDF; from the exons tACCATGGGACTGAGTGGCACTCTCTGTATGATGGCCCTCCTGCTCTCTG GTGCTGCTTCCATGAAGAGTCAGGCATATTTTGACAAGACTGGAAACCTGCCATGCCACTTCACAAACTCTCAGAACATAAGCCTGGAAGAGCTGGTGGTATTTTGGCAGAAGCAGCATAAGCTGGTTCTGTATGAGCTATACAAAGGCAAAGAGAAACCTGACAATGTTCACCCCAAGTATAAGGGCCGCACAAGCTTTGATCAGGACAATTGGACCCTGAGACTCCACAACCTTCAGATCAAGGACGAAGGCTTGTATCAATGTTTCGTCCATCATCAAGGGCCTAAAGGACTCATTCCCATCTACCAAATGAGTTCTGAGCTGTCAGTGGTTG cTAACTTCAGTCAACCTGAAATAATGTTAATTTCTAATAGAACAGAAAATTCTGACACCATCATAAATCTGACCTGCTCGTCTATGGAAGGCTACCCAGAACCTAAGGAGATGTATTTTATCctagaaaaggaaaattcaaCTACTAAGTATGATGCTGTCATGaagaaatctcaaaataataTCACAGAACTGTACAGCATTTCTATCAGCTTCTCTTTTACAATACCTTCTGAAACAAACAATGTGAGCATCTACTGTGTCCTGCAGCTGGAGGCAATGGAGACGCAGCTTCTCTCCTCACCTTACAATATAG ATGCAAAGCCACCCAAGGAACACCACCCCGACAAAGGCCACATCCTCCCGATTGTGGCTCTACTTGTAACACTGGTTGCTGTGTGTGGGATGGTGTTCTTCCTAACactaaagaaaaggaagaaacagcagCCTGACTCCTCTCATGAACATG AAACCACCAAAATGGGGGAGAAAGAGAATGAGCAGAGTGAAGAGAG aATAGAATACCAGGTGTCTGTAAGATCTGCGGAAGCCCAGAGTGTTGTTAATACGTTGAAGACAGCCTCTGAAGACAAAAGTGCTACAGATTTTTAA
- the CD86 gene encoding T-lymphocyte activation antigen CD86 isoform X4 yields the protein MPRFRVPRECRWAYASGLWELLRMGMCDSTMGLSGTLCMMALLLSGAASMKSQAYFDKTGNLPCHFTNSQNISLEELVVFWQKQHKLVLYELYKGKEKPDNVHPKYKGRTSFDQDNWTLRLHNLQIKDEGLYQCFVHHQGPKGLIPIYQMSSELSVVANFSQPEIMLISNRTENSDTIINLTCSSMEGYPEPKEMYFILEKENSTTKYDAVMKKSQNNITELYSISISFSFTIPSETNNVSIYCVLQLEAMETQLLSSPYNIETTKMGEKENEQSEERIEYQVSVRSAEAQSVVNTLKTASEDKSATDF from the exons tACCATGGGACTGAGTGGCACTCTCTGTATGATGGCCCTCCTGCTCTCTG GTGCTGCTTCCATGAAGAGTCAGGCATATTTTGACAAGACTGGAAACCTGCCATGCCACTTCACAAACTCTCAGAACATAAGCCTGGAAGAGCTGGTGGTATTTTGGCAGAAGCAGCATAAGCTGGTTCTGTATGAGCTATACAAAGGCAAAGAGAAACCTGACAATGTTCACCCCAAGTATAAGGGCCGCACAAGCTTTGATCAGGACAATTGGACCCTGAGACTCCACAACCTTCAGATCAAGGACGAAGGCTTGTATCAATGTTTCGTCCATCATCAAGGGCCTAAAGGACTCATTCCCATCTACCAAATGAGTTCTGAGCTGTCAGTGGTTG cTAACTTCAGTCAACCTGAAATAATGTTAATTTCTAATAGAACAGAAAATTCTGACACCATCATAAATCTGACCTGCTCGTCTATGGAAGGCTACCCAGAACCTAAGGAGATGTATTTTATCctagaaaaggaaaattcaaCTACTAAGTATGATGCTGTCATGaagaaatctcaaaataataTCACAGAACTGTACAGCATTTCTATCAGCTTCTCTTTTACAATACCTTCTGAAACAAACAATGTGAGCATCTACTGTGTCCTGCAGCTGGAGGCAATGGAGACGCAGCTTCTCTCCTCACCTTACAATATAG AAACCACCAAAATGGGGGAGAAAGAGAATGAGCAGAGTGAAGAGAG aATAGAATACCAGGTGTCTGTAAGATCTGCGGAAGCCCAGAGTGTTGTTAATACGTTGAAGACAGCCTCTGAAGACAAAAGTGCTACAGATTTTTAA